The Actinomycetota bacterium genome includes a region encoding these proteins:
- a CDS encoding RNA polymerase sigma factor yields the protein MGAALHRSRILNREQPSSVPHDAVETTPEQAFEAFLAERYQKLVSTVRLVVRDQGTAEDLVQEAFARAYLSWPKLWPDGNPAGWIHRVAVNLAISWKRRAAREARAFAKLGGRETLVQPGPEAYPELHEALKRLPLRQRTAVALHYVLGLPVDEAAKSMGCRPGTVKSLLYQARERLRKELGED from the coding sequence GTGGGGGCTGCCCTTCACAGGAGCCGCATCCTGAACCGCGAGCAGCCCAGCAGCGTTCCCCATGATGCAGTCGAAACGACGCCGGAGCAGGCGTTCGAGGCGTTTCTGGCCGAGCGGTACCAGAAGCTCGTGTCGACGGTCCGGCTGGTGGTCCGTGACCAGGGGACGGCGGAGGACTTGGTGCAGGAGGCATTTGCGCGTGCGTACCTGTCCTGGCCGAAGCTGTGGCCGGACGGCAACCCAGCGGGATGGATCCACCGCGTGGCCGTGAATCTCGCAATCAGCTGGAAGCGCAGGGCCGCGCGCGAGGCGAGGGCATTCGCGAAGCTCGGGGGCCGCGAGACGCTGGTCCAGCCGGGCCCGGAGGCGTATCCAGAACTGCACGAGGCGTTAAAGAGGCTCCCGCTGAGACAAAGGACCGCCGTGGCCCTGCACTACGTGCTCGGCCTCCCGGTGGACGAGGCCGCCAAGTCGATGGGATGCAGGCCCGGTACGGTCAAGTCCTTGCTGTACCAGGCCCGCGAAAGACTTCGTAAAGAACTCGGAGAGGACTGA
- a CDS encoding redoxin domain-containing protein — MRRLAVLSLVFALAGCTVRGDDVSGPGSARPVRLQPGKVVEAKPASFRATIAALKGTPVVVNFWASWCAPCKAEMPRFVAASKAYDGRVEFLGVDSRDDPDAAARFIEEYSVPFASFGDARGDILVERKGSGLPMTLFFRDDGRLAFKDHGEVDEDKLESRITELLRVRRSDVAPSVSPGPRG, encoded by the coding sequence ATGAGACGACTGGCGGTTCTGTCACTGGTGTTCGCGCTGGCAGGCTGCACGGTGAGGGGAGATGACGTGTCCGGCCCGGGCTCGGCACGGCCGGTGCGGCTGCAGCCGGGAAAGGTCGTCGAAGCGAAGCCCGCATCGTTCCGGGCGACGATCGCCGCGCTGAAAGGAACTCCCGTGGTCGTGAACTTCTGGGCCTCCTGGTGTGCTCCGTGCAAGGCGGAGATGCCCAGGTTCGTCGCGGCCTCCAAGGCCTATGACGGCCGAGTCGAGTTCCTTGGGGTCGACTCCCGCGACGACCCGGATGCGGCGGCCAGGTTCATCGAGGAGTACTCGGTTCCGTTCGCCAGCTTCGGCGACGCGCGGGGAGACATCCTGGTCGAGCGAAAGGGGTCCGGACTGCCGATGACCCTGTTCTTCCGGGACGACGGCAGACTCGCCTTCAAGGACCACGGCGAGGTTGACGAGGACAAGCTGGAGTCGCGGATCACAGAGCTGCTGCGGGTGCGCCGGTCCGACGTGGCCCCTTCTGTCTCACCGGGGCCGCGCGGCTAG
- a CDS encoding BsuPI-related putative proteinase inhibitor: MSQNDPFEPLRSERVPRVRTPAVAEIQDRAQKIRSRRSALAAAGMVMTVLLGFAVVLRPWNSEIGNFWEGGFAQSTSPGSQGQDEEASPTPGGGSEPESFSGDPENPMAAGTPPTSGPRTGSGQVPDEASTVKRNGLDVGLALPRKEVQQGQPIQMVLQVCNPADREVTVSFPTGQRYDFEMHRSGDPRPVWRWSDDQMFTQSLSSERWFPRECRQYATKTAGESGSRLSSGRYRVVGVLTASSQVRTEPLDLCVGDCRG; encoded by the coding sequence GTGTCTCAAAACGATCCTTTCGAGCCGCTGAGGTCCGAGCGGGTGCCGCGAGTACGGACGCCCGCGGTCGCCGAAATCCAGGACCGGGCGCAGAAGATCCGCTCCCGCCGCTCGGCGTTGGCTGCGGCGGGCATGGTGATGACCGTGCTGCTGGGGTTTGCGGTCGTGCTGAGGCCTTGGAACAGCGAGATTGGGAACTTCTGGGAGGGTGGGTTCGCCCAGAGCACGTCTCCCGGCAGCCAGGGTCAGGATGAGGAGGCCAGCCCGACCCCCGGCGGCGGCTCTGAACCCGAATCATTCTCCGGCGACCCCGAAAACCCGATGGCCGCCGGCACCCCCCCCACCTCGGGTCCGCGCACAGGGTCGGGACAGGTGCCCGACGAGGCATCCACGGTTAAGCGAAACGGGCTGGACGTCGGGCTCGCGCTCCCGCGCAAGGAGGTCCAGCAGGGACAGCCCATCCAGATGGTGCTGCAGGTGTGCAACCCCGCGGACCGCGAGGTGACGGTGTCGTTTCCGACCGGCCAGCGATACGACTTCGAGATGCACAGGTCCGGCGATCCCCGTCCGGTCTGGCGCTGGTCCGACGACCAGATGTTCACGCAGTCGCTCTCCTCGGAGCGGTGGTTCCCCCGTGAGTGCCGTCAGTACGCGACGAAGACGGCGGGTGAAAGCGGTTCCCGCCTGAGCTCCGGACGCTACCGGGTTGTCGGCGTGCTCACGGCGTCCAGCCAGGTGCGCACGGAACCTCTCGACCTCTGCGTCGGCGACTGCCGCGGCTGA
- a CDS encoding LON peptidase substrate-binding domain-containing protein has product MFPLHTLLFPHTDLGLHVFEHRYQSLVADCLDNGGGFGVVLIRRGREVTGPADPHVTGTLAHIGGYARLPDGRYLLEVEGMKRFRIQSMNGSTPYPQADVTWLPEPIGDFGRARSDGELVEELLTTHRQRCGDGDIPVPLPVDPVARSYVVANLLPVDPPEKQSLLDTESADVRLAREVAILRREMALLDHLAAGRS; this is encoded by the coding sequence ATGTTTCCGCTTCACACCCTGCTCTTCCCGCACACGGACCTCGGACTTCACGTCTTCGAGCACAGATACCAGAGCCTCGTGGCCGACTGCCTGGACAACGGCGGCGGCTTCGGTGTCGTGCTGATCCGCAGAGGCCGGGAGGTCACGGGGCCCGCCGACCCGCACGTGACCGGCACCCTGGCTCACATCGGCGGGTACGCCCGGCTCCCGGATGGGCGCTACCTTCTAGAGGTCGAGGGGATGAAGAGGTTCCGTATCCAGTCCATGAACGGGTCCACCCCCTACCCGCAGGCGGACGTGACCTGGCTCCCGGAGCCCATCGGCGACTTCGGCAGGGCGCGGTCTGACGGAGAGTTGGTGGAAGAGCTTCTCACCACACACCGGCAAAGATGCGGCGACGGCGACATCCCCGTCCCGCTGCCGGTTGACCCGGTTGCGCGGTCATACGTGGTGGCCAACCTGCTGCCGGTCGACCCGCCCGAGAAGCAGTCCCTTCTGGACACCGAGTCGGCCGACGTACGGCTCGCCAGGGAGGTCGCGATCCTGCGGCGAGAGATGGCCCTGCTGGACCACCTGGCCGCCGGCCGCAGCTAG
- a CDS encoding PspA/IM30 family protein, whose product MSRFMTVIRAKLNRLAGRAEDPRELLDYSYEKQIELLQKVRKGIADVATSKARLRLQAGRLEEQVAKLDNQARRAVGAGREDLARLALQRKKEIQSQLQGMDGQISSIESEEQKLKDTESKLQSRIEAFRTRKETVKAQYSAAEAQVRVGEAVTGLSTQFGDVGRALERAEEKTEELQARATAVDELIDSGTIPDLTAPRDQIEAELQKVSQESDVELELAEMRRELGPASPGPGEAG is encoded by the coding sequence ATGTCGCGCTTTATGACGGTGATCAGGGCGAAGCTGAATCGACTCGCCGGCAGGGCCGAAGACCCTCGCGAGCTGCTGGACTACTCCTACGAAAAGCAGATCGAGCTCCTCCAGAAAGTTCGCAAGGGCATCGCGGACGTGGCCACTTCCAAGGCCCGCCTGCGGCTGCAGGCCGGGCGGCTGGAGGAGCAGGTCGCAAAACTGGACAACCAGGCCCGCAGGGCGGTCGGGGCCGGACGCGAGGACCTCGCCAGACTCGCCCTTCAACGCAAAAAGGAGATCCAGTCCCAGCTCCAGGGGATGGACGGTCAGATTTCCAGCATCGAGTCCGAAGAGCAGAAGCTCAAGGACACCGAGTCAAAGCTGCAGTCGCGGATCGAGGCCTTCAGGACCCGCAAGGAGACGGTCAAGGCGCAGTATTCCGCCGCCGAGGCCCAGGTTCGGGTAGGCGAGGCCGTTACCGGACTCTCGACGCAGTTCGGCGACGTGGGCCGCGCGCTCGAGCGGGCCGAGGAGAAGACCGAGGAGCTCCAGGCGCGCGCGACGGCGGTGGACGAGCTGATCGACTCCGGCACCATCCCCGACCTCACGGCACCCAGGGATCAAATCGAAGCCGAGCTCCAAAAGGTGTCCCAGGAAAGCGACGTTGAACTGGAGCTCGCGGAGATGCGCCGCGAACTGGGGCCGGCTTCTCCCGGTCCCGGCGAAGCCGGCTGA
- the htpX gene encoding zinc metalloprotease HtpX yields the protein MTRGTIGRDWKLSTRMFATMAMLAAVYIAFLAFLSSLGVGVGLLVVIAGVMLGAQYFFSDRLAMLGMGAKEVSAEEAPELHAIIGRLAQLANIPKPRVAISDMPIANAFATGRSPKRAVIAVTRVLMEGLEPAELEAVLSHEISHVVHRDVAVMTLASFFAMLAFFIMRSFLWMGIFGGGDDEDSGGGSMVVVWLVSMVVYLVSQVLILALGRYRELAADRGGAQLTGHPSHLASALVKISGAMERMPQRDMRQVETMNAFFIVPTKVKEIFSTHPSLDRRLRQLAQIQQELERS from the coding sequence ATGACACGAGGGACGATAGGCAGGGACTGGAAGCTGTCGACGCGCATGTTCGCGACGATGGCCATGCTGGCGGCCGTCTACATCGCGTTCCTCGCCTTTTTGTCGAGCCTGGGCGTGGGAGTTGGACTTCTCGTAGTGATTGCGGGGGTCATGCTGGGCGCCCAGTACTTCTTCTCGGACCGGCTCGCCATGCTGGGAATGGGGGCCAAGGAAGTGTCCGCGGAGGAGGCTCCGGAGCTGCACGCCATCATCGGCAGGCTTGCGCAGCTGGCCAACATCCCCAAGCCACGTGTGGCGATCTCCGACATGCCGATCGCGAACGCGTTCGCCACCGGTCGCAGCCCCAAGCGGGCGGTCATAGCGGTGACCCGTGTGCTGATGGAGGGGCTCGAGCCTGCGGAGCTCGAGGCTGTGTTGAGCCACGAGATCTCGCACGTCGTCCACCGGGACGTCGCGGTCATGACGCTCGCTTCGTTCTTCGCCATGCTGGCGTTTTTCATCATGCGCTCGTTTCTGTGGATGGGGATCTTCGGCGGCGGAGACGACGAAGACAGCGGCGGTGGGTCGATGGTCGTCGTGTGGCTGGTGTCCATGGTCGTCTACCTGGTGTCACAGGTTTTGATCCTTGCCCTGGGCCGTTACCGTGAGCTCGCCGCCGACCGCGGCGGAGCCCAGCTCACCGGGCACCCGTCGCACCTGGCCTCCGCTCTCGTCAAGATCTCGGGGGCCATGGAGCGGATGCCCCAGCGGGACATGAGGCAGGTCGAGACGATGAACGCGTTTTTCATCGTGCCTACGAAGGTGAAGGAGATCTTCTCGACGCACCCGTCGCTGGACAGGCGCCTTCGTCAGCTCGCGCAGATCCAGCAGGAGCTCGAGCGCAGCTGA
- the thiI gene encoding tRNA uracil 4-sulfurtransferase ThiI, whose product MSAARPHSSEAAVRGPVVVVHYHEIGLKGRNRGMFERMLLDNLRDAIPAGAGRVEGLNGRILVHTGGAPRDDVLEAAGSTFGIASYSPGLQVAPSVEEMTSAALELLEPLEFRSFAVAARRSDKQHPLTSNQMNVQIGDRIRQATAAAVHLDDPDATVHAEVLGSRALVYVDRRRGPGGLPVGSSGRVGVLLSGGIDSPVAAYRMMRRGARAVLIHFHSAPFTDRAGTRKAVELAATIARRQGTTKLFLVALGETQREIVSCAPPALRVVLYRRFMVRIAGQLARSAGAKALVTGDSLGQVASQTLENLACVDDAAPMPLLRPLIGDDKQDIIDEARRIGTYELSIQPYADCCSMFVPRSPATRASVRECLQAEVSLDVDALVRRCAHEAEVLLLARDGSVTERVREPA is encoded by the coding sequence ATGAGCGCCGCCCGCCCGCACTCCTCCGAAGCTGCCGTCCGGGGTCCGGTGGTGGTCGTCCACTACCACGAGATCGGACTCAAGGGCCGCAACCGCGGCATGTTCGAGCGGATGCTGTTGGACAACCTGCGGGACGCCATTCCTGCCGGAGCGGGTCGGGTGGAAGGCCTGAACGGCAGGATCCTCGTCCACACCGGCGGAGCCCCGCGCGATGACGTGCTCGAAGCCGCGGGGTCCACCTTCGGCATCGCCTCCTACTCTCCCGGCCTGCAGGTGGCCCCCTCCGTCGAAGAGATGACGTCGGCCGCGCTGGAACTGCTGGAACCCCTTGAGTTCCGCAGCTTCGCGGTCGCGGCCCGGCGCTCCGACAAGCAGCACCCGCTGACGTCCAACCAGATGAACGTCCAGATTGGAGACCGGATCAGGCAGGCAACTGCGGCGGCCGTCCACCTGGACGACCCCGACGCCACGGTGCACGCGGAGGTCCTCGGGAGCAGGGCTCTGGTGTACGTGGACCGCCGGCGTGGTCCCGGTGGGCTCCCGGTTGGATCCTCCGGCCGCGTCGGAGTCCTTCTGTCGGGGGGGATCGATTCGCCGGTAGCCGCCTACAGGATGATGCGCAGGGGAGCCCGGGCCGTGCTGATCCACTTCCACTCGGCCCCCTTCACCGACCGCGCCGGGACGCGCAAGGCCGTGGAGCTCGCGGCCACGATCGCCCGCAGGCAGGGGACAACCAAGCTGTTCCTGGTCGCGCTGGGCGAGACGCAGCGGGAAATCGTGTCCTGTGCGCCTCCGGCCTTGAGGGTGGTGCTCTACAGGCGCTTTATGGTCCGCATCGCGGGTCAGCTCGCCCGGAGCGCGGGCGCGAAGGCCCTCGTCACCGGGGACAGTCTCGGCCAGGTCGCGTCCCAGACCCTGGAGAATCTCGCCTGCGTGGATGACGCCGCACCCATGCCCCTGCTGAGGCCCCTGATCGGCGACGACAAGCAGGACATCATCGACGAAGCCCGGCGGATCGGCACCTACGAGCTGTCGATCCAGCCCTACGCCGACTGTTGCTCGATGTTCGTCCCCAGGTCGCCCGCCACCCGCGCTTCGGTCCGTGAGTGTCTGCAAGCGGAGGTTTCGCTGGACGTGGACGCCCTGGTCCGCAGGTGCGCCCACGAGGCCGAGGTCCTGCTGCTGGCGCGTGACGGTTCGGTGACCGAACGGGTGCGGGAGCCGGCGTGA
- a CDS encoding GNAT family protein produces the protein MTGGPHGKKVALRPVEPEDHPLLRTWQNDPEVAHWMDYRLQFSLRDIEEDQQRARRDGRPFVITLEDRPIGKCGLNQFRWEPRVCAMYVYIGDKQLWGQGLGRDAVMALLAVAFDECGLERVELTMLADNSRAGHVYASCGFELEGRLAGRSYRGGVWHDTAIMSVPKDRFQAARAHYGI, from the coding sequence ATGACCGGCGGGCCTCACGGCAAGAAGGTGGCGCTAAGGCCCGTTGAGCCGGAGGACCACCCACTGCTCAGAACGTGGCAGAACGACCCGGAGGTGGCGCACTGGATGGACTACAGGCTGCAGTTCAGCCTGCGGGACATCGAAGAGGACCAGCAGAGAGCGCGGCGTGACGGCCGGCCGTTCGTCATCACGCTGGAGGACCGGCCCATCGGCAAGTGCGGACTGAACCAGTTCCGTTGGGAGCCGCGTGTGTGCGCGATGTACGTGTACATCGGGGACAAGCAGCTGTGGGGACAGGGGCTGGGACGCGACGCGGTTATGGCGCTGCTGGCCGTGGCCTTTGACGAGTGCGGGCTGGAGCGGGTGGAGCTGACGATGCTGGCCGACAACTCGCGTGCGGGGCACGTCTACGCCTCCTGCGGTTTCGAGCTGGAGGGACGGCTGGCGGGACGCTCATATCGCGGCGGCGTCTGGCATGACACGGCGATCATGAGCGTCCCCAAGGACCGGTTCCAAGCTGCGAGAGCGCACTACGGGATTTGA